From Pseudobdellovibrio exovorus JSS, a single genomic window includes:
- a CDS encoding RDD family protein has translation MTDSSEHFFPASNAKRFVAFLMDFMVSVIAAYTIAVFLPVSANIGIEKFIILFYFIITQALFGFTLGKKLMGLRVVRLGDDQKASWPQIIGRELIGKPLSALVLFFGFLCIFINKERLGLHDKIFRTQVISDEPKELVSLFQVFTHALAAILVSTAVVYFVGLYTSIPLKGWANRLQDEGVNIEGIRGNLKQGFAFKKVQFSNEDIGFEGENLVFKYDNILDLFQGKNFHIKQISASKIELTSFKAEDFQSRKKRPAATVGGKPKTKSAKRSSSAAKMSLFCDLIDISEIKITLSDKQVYEAKKLHVKNTQMVKSDINIQKIYLDSEDLFVDIEDFSYVDATEVVSVLSSSVVVKKTMYPQYLSGDVDFKMKGSINLKSNKMMGSITAFRNSFQLSSLNGEDVDLRTVNFHPQWYFKNIPPIHSFNVEYSGRADGMPSTPFTGYYKLGIHHVNLDRKTEVGKLFIGQLSLGSGMIVGLSFQGRRHPERPLLVHLNSFENQDATDVVAKILFWKPREELTEADRAKIAQNSNYFLYKKLETSFDTLPPFDQRMQQELQQRAPANNQW, from the coding sequence TTGACTGATTCATCTGAGCATTTTTTTCCAGCATCAAATGCAAAGCGATTTGTCGCATTTCTAATGGATTTTATGGTTTCCGTTATTGCGGCGTATACGATCGCGGTATTTTTGCCCGTATCTGCAAATATCGGTATCGAAAAATTTATTATTCTTTTTTATTTCATCATTACACAGGCGCTCTTTGGATTTACTTTAGGAAAAAAACTCATGGGACTGCGAGTGGTCCGTTTGGGTGACGATCAAAAAGCCAGTTGGCCACAGATCATTGGGCGCGAGCTAATTGGAAAGCCGCTTTCGGCGTTAGTTTTGTTTTTTGGATTTTTATGTATTTTTATCAATAAAGAACGCCTTGGCTTACATGACAAGATATTTAGAACACAGGTAATTTCAGACGAACCTAAAGAACTTGTCTCCTTATTTCAAGTGTTCACTCATGCACTTGCGGCGATTTTAGTTTCTACTGCTGTGGTTTACTTTGTGGGTCTTTATACTTCGATTCCGCTAAAAGGTTGGGCTAATCGGCTACAAGATGAAGGTGTTAATATCGAAGGGATTCGCGGGAATCTCAAGCAAGGTTTTGCTTTTAAAAAAGTTCAGTTTTCAAATGAAGACATTGGCTTCGAGGGGGAAAACCTTGTTTTTAAATACGATAATATTTTAGATCTGTTTCAAGGTAAAAATTTTCACATTAAGCAAATAAGTGCATCTAAGATCGAACTGACGTCCTTCAAGGCGGAAGATTTTCAGAGTAGAAAAAAAAGACCAGCTGCTACAGTTGGCGGCAAGCCCAAAACCAAATCAGCGAAAAGATCTTCATCAGCGGCAAAGATGTCCTTGTTTTGTGACTTAATAGATATTTCTGAAATTAAAATCACGTTATCAGATAAGCAGGTTTACGAAGCGAAAAAGCTTCATGTTAAAAACACACAGATGGTGAAAAGTGACATCAATATACAAAAAATATATCTGGATTCAGAAGATCTTTTTGTTGATATCGAAGATTTTTCTTACGTCGATGCAACTGAGGTCGTATCTGTTTTAAGCTCCAGCGTTGTTGTAAAGAAAACGATGTATCCTCAGTACCTTTCCGGAGACGTTGACTTTAAAATGAAGGGTTCAATCAATTTAAAATCCAATAAGATGATGGGTTCGATAACAGCTTTTCGTAATAGCTTTCAGCTCAGCTCATTGAATGGTGAAGATGTTGATCTTCGTACTGTTAATTTTCACCCACAATGGTATTTTAAAAACATACCGCCAATACATTCTTTTAACGTTGAATACAGTGGCCGTGCGGATGGGATGCCAAGCACTCCATTTACGGGTTATTACAAGCTAGGTATACATCATGTAAATCTGGATAGAAAAACCGAAGTCGGCAAACTTTTTATAGGGCAACTTTCTTTGGGAAGCGGAATGATTGTGGGTCTTTCGTTTCAAGGGCGTCGACATCCAGAGCGTCCCTTGCTTGTTCACTTGAATTCATTTGAAAATCAGGATGCGACGGATGTCGTTGCCAAGATTTTATTCTGGAAACCTCGTGAAGAGTTAACTGAAGCAGACCGCGCGAAGATTGCTCAAAACAGCAATTATTTTTTATATAAAAAACTTGAAACGAGTTTCGATACACTGCCGCCATTCGATCAGCGCATGCAGCAGGAGCTTCAGCAAAGGGCGCCTGCCAACAACCAATGGTAG
- a CDS encoding NAD(P)H-binding protein translates to MKTAVVIGSTGLVGTHLVEKLVHEGSFAQILAIVRRHPANLADSSGVWNNPKVRCLTFDFEDWNQLEIQVRSFAGTSSLSFFCCLGTTISKAGSQQAFRKIDYEHVVNFARMARICRAEKLLVVSAIGADAKSSVFYNRVKGEMESHVTREFTAGDLHFFHPSLLLGDRQEFRFGERLAVLFSPIYSWLIAKKFRPVHAAQVAKAMVLASTGKLKASRIVENAVMLDLK, encoded by the coding sequence ATGAAAACAGCAGTCGTTATTGGGTCCACCGGCTTGGTGGGCACACATTTAGTGGAAAAACTGGTCCATGAGGGCTCTTTCGCCCAAATTCTGGCTATTGTCCGCCGTCATCCGGCCAATTTGGCCGATAGCAGCGGCGTTTGGAATAACCCCAAAGTCCGCTGTTTGACCTTTGATTTCGAAGACTGGAATCAGTTAGAAATCCAAGTGCGCTCGTTTGCGGGAACCTCATCGTTGAGCTTTTTCTGCTGCCTTGGCACCACGATCAGTAAGGCCGGATCACAACAGGCTTTTAGAAAAATTGACTACGAACATGTCGTGAACTTTGCCCGCATGGCGCGCATTTGCCGTGCAGAAAAACTTTTGGTGGTTTCGGCTATCGGGGCTGATGCGAAATCTTCTGTATTTTACAATCGTGTAAAAGGTGAAATGGAAAGCCATGTGACTCGCGAGTTCACTGCCGGTGATCTGCACTTTTTTCATCCGAGCTTATTGCTCGGTGACCGCCAAGAATTTCGCTTTGGGGAACGACTCGCCGTTTTATTTTCACCGATCTATTCGTGGTTAATTGCAAAAAAATTTCGTCCTGTGCATGCCGCACAAGTCGCAAAAGCAATGGTTTTAGCTTCCACTGGAAAATTAAAGGCCTCACGAATTGTTGAAAACGCCGTGATGCTAGACCTTAAGTAG
- a CDS encoding type B 50S ribosomal protein L31, which produces MKEGLHPKVRTVVFKDISCDFAFLGTTTIDSKETTKWTDGKEYPLVKVEISSASHPFYTGKQRVMDTEGRIDRFKKKYAKNK; this is translated from the coding sequence ATGAAAGAAGGATTACACCCAAAAGTTAGAACAGTTGTTTTTAAAGACATCTCTTGCGACTTTGCTTTTTTAGGCACAACAACTATCGACTCTAAAGAAACAACTAAATGGACTGATGGTAAAGAATATCCATTGGTTAAAGTTGAGATCTCTTCTGCATCTCACCCTTTCTACACTGGTAAGCAACGTGTGATGGATACAGAAGGTCGTATCGATCGTTTCAAAAAGAAATACGCGAAAAACAAGTAG
- the prfA gene encoding peptide chain release factor 1, translating into MFSKLDQVESRYEEVNMALQRPDVASDQKQYRALMKELSDLEKIVVLYRDFKKKTVNLKDSKELLTAESDAEMKEMIREEIKELEEALPNLEHQLKIALIPKDPNDDKNILLEIRAGAGGDEASLFADELFRAYAKYASDQGWKAELMSYTDGNVGGAKEVIAMISGDAVFSKMKFESGVHRVQRVPKTEAAGRIHTSTVTVAVIPEAEVNEVKIDMKDITIDVMRASGAGGQSVNRTESAVRLHHNPTGILVHCQEGKSQLANKERAFQILATKLQQLEDEKARQAASDARLDQIGTGDRSERIRTYNFPQTRITDHRIGLTIHQLDQVMGGQMEYLIDPLIAHFQAEALKKQSTNSY; encoded by the coding sequence ATGTTTTCAAAATTAGATCAAGTTGAATCAAGATACGAAGAAGTGAATATGGCTTTGCAGCGCCCAGACGTGGCGTCTGATCAAAAGCAATACCGCGCTTTGATGAAAGAGCTTTCAGATCTTGAAAAGATTGTCGTTTTATATCGTGATTTCAAAAAGAAAACTGTGAACTTAAAAGACAGCAAAGAGCTTCTAACGGCAGAGTCCGACGCCGAGATGAAAGAGATGATCCGTGAAGAGATCAAAGAACTCGAAGAGGCTCTTCCCAATCTAGAACATCAATTGAAAATCGCTTTAATTCCGAAAGATCCAAACGACGACAAGAATATCCTTCTTGAAATTCGTGCTGGCGCTGGTGGTGACGAGGCTTCCCTTTTTGCTGACGAACTTTTCCGCGCCTATGCGAAGTACGCTTCTGATCAAGGTTGGAAGGCCGAGCTGATGTCTTACACCGATGGTAACGTCGGTGGAGCTAAAGAGGTGATCGCCATGATCTCTGGCGATGCGGTTTTCTCGAAAATGAAATTTGAATCCGGTGTTCACCGCGTACAGCGTGTTCCGAAAACGGAAGCTGCAGGTCGTATTCATACATCCACAGTAACCGTAGCCGTGATTCCTGAAGCAGAAGTCAATGAAGTGAAGATCGACATGAAAGATATTACGATCGACGTGATGCGCGCCTCAGGTGCCGGTGGTCAGTCGGTCAATAGAACTGAATCGGCTGTTCGTCTTCACCATAATCCCACAGGGATTTTGGTTCACTGCCAAGAGGGTAAATCTCAGTTAGCCAATAAAGAACGTGCGTTTCAAATTTTAGCGACAAAACTACAACAGTTAGAAGATGAAAAAGCTCGCCAAGCGGCTTCTGATGCCCGTTTAGATCAAATCGGTACCGGAGATCGTTCCGAGCGTATTCGCACCTACAACTTTCCGCAAACACGTATTACCGATCATCGTATCGGTTTGACGATTCACCAATTAGATCAGGTGATGGGTGGTCAGATGGAATACTTGATTGATCCATTGATTGCTCACTTCCAAGCGGAAGCTCTGAAAAAACAATCGACGAATTCGTACTAG
- the prmC gene encoding peptide chain release factor N(5)-glutamine methyltransferase — protein MKLKDVFEKSVQFFKEKKIETARLDAELLISAALKFDRLQIYLKYEQPLSEAEVTACREVVRRRSQGEPVAYILGERGFYGEMFKVGAGVLIPRPETEMIVEEALEFLKTKAEHFTENNPPRILDLGAGTGCIGFSILKNHPTATLISVEKSPEAFSYLKQNQELLGLSDRSQLILADALDAQLSNQLSGPLSGQKFDVIVANPPYIASDDQQTEENVRKFEPASALFAPDAGFSALEQWSSHYQPALNAGGLMLFEMGYTQGLRMQAHFEGLASFANVQVLKDLSGLDRIIKALNN, from the coding sequence ATGAAACTTAAAGACGTCTTTGAAAAATCAGTTCAGTTCTTTAAAGAAAAGAAAATCGAAACAGCGCGGTTAGATGCCGAGCTGTTGATCTCTGCTGCGCTGAAGTTTGATCGTCTGCAAATCTATTTAAAATACGAACAGCCACTCAGCGAAGCCGAAGTCACAGCTTGTCGTGAAGTGGTTCGTCGCCGCTCGCAAGGTGAGCCCGTGGCCTATATTCTGGGTGAACGTGGCTTCTACGGAGAAATGTTCAAAGTCGGCGCTGGGGTTTTAATTCCTCGCCCTGAAACGGAAATGATCGTGGAAGAGGCGCTAGAGTTTCTAAAGACAAAAGCCGAGCACTTCACTGAAAATAATCCGCCGCGAATTTTAGATCTAGGTGCAGGAACGGGCTGTATCGGATTCTCAATTTTAAAAAACCACCCTACGGCCACTTTGATCAGTGTAGAAAAATCACCGGAAGCTTTTTCCTATTTAAAACAAAACCAAGAGCTTTTGGGTTTATCGGATCGCTCGCAACTGATACTGGCCGATGCTCTAGATGCTCAGTTATCCAACCAGTTATCTGGTCCGTTATCTGGCCAAAAATTCGATGTGATTGTGGCGAACCCTCCGTACATTGCCTCTGATGACCAACAGACAGAAGAAAATGTACGCAAGTTTGAACCGGCTTCGGCCTTATTTGCGCCAGATGCGGGTTTCAGTGCTTTAGAGCAGTGGTCGAGCCACTATCAGCCCGCATTAAACGCAGGTGGATTGATGCTCTTTGAAATGGGCTACACGCAGGGTCTACGCATGCAGGCCCACTTCGAAGGGCTGGCGAGCTTTGCCAATGTCCAAGTCTTAAAAGATTTGTCAGGCCTTGATCGCATCATCAAAGCGCTTAATAATTAG
- the murA gene encoding UDP-N-acetylglucosamine 1-carboxyvinyltransferase has product MDKMLITGGYQLNGQVAASGAKNSALPILFSTLLAEGEHHFDNVPLLKDIESTAELLQSLGCDSHREGHSFKVHVTKLKSFEAHYDLVRKMRASILCLGPILAKYGEAVVSLPGGCAIGTRPIDLHLDAMKQLGAEIELKDGYVLAKAKKLKGGTVFFEKTTVGGTENLMMAATLAEGVTIIENAAKEPEIVDLANYLNKMGAKITGHGTSVMRIEGVDKLTPARHSIMPDRIEAGTLLIAGAITSGEVEVTHCQPHDLEALILKMRESGFKIETTANSIKVFATKTWEAVDITTAPHPLFPTDLQAQFMALMTVARGTSVITETVFENRFMHVNELMRLGADITPKSQVAVVRGKPDGLTAAPVMATDLRASASLVLAGLIAKGETTVGRIYHLDRGYEGLETKLSALGAKVRRAH; this is encoded by the coding sequence ATGGATAAAATGTTGATCACAGGTGGTTACCAGCTTAATGGCCAAGTTGCAGCTAGCGGAGCAAAGAATTCCGCTCTTCCAATTTTGTTTTCAACATTATTAGCGGAAGGCGAACATCACTTTGATAACGTTCCACTTCTTAAAGACATTGAATCTACAGCGGAACTTTTACAGAGCTTAGGTTGTGACAGTCATCGCGAAGGTCACTCGTTCAAAGTTCATGTAACAAAATTAAAATCATTTGAAGCTCACTACGATCTTGTTAGAAAAATGCGCGCGAGCATTTTGTGTTTGGGTCCGATCTTAGCAAAATATGGTGAAGCTGTCGTTTCACTTCCAGGTGGCTGTGCGATCGGAACACGTCCGATTGATTTGCACTTAGATGCTATGAAACAACTGGGTGCTGAAATTGAATTGAAAGATGGTTACGTATTAGCGAAGGCAAAAAAACTAAAAGGCGGCACAGTTTTTTTTGAAAAAACAACTGTGGGCGGTACAGAGAATTTAATGATGGCCGCCACTTTAGCAGAAGGTGTGACGATCATTGAAAATGCCGCCAAAGAGCCAGAGATCGTGGATCTAGCGAACTATCTGAACAAGATGGGAGCCAAAATCACAGGCCATGGCACGAGTGTGATGCGCATTGAGGGTGTAGATAAATTAACTCCAGCACGTCATAGTATTATGCCAGACAGAATTGAAGCGGGAACACTTTTGATTGCAGGTGCGATCACTTCCGGAGAGGTAGAGGTCACTCACTGTCAGCCACATGACTTAGAAGCGTTGATTTTAAAAATGCGCGAGAGTGGTTTTAAAATTGAAACGACTGCTAATAGTATCAAAGTTTTTGCGACGAAAACATGGGAAGCGGTTGATATCACGACAGCTCCACATCCACTGTTCCCCACAGACTTACAAGCGCAGTTTATGGCTTTGATGACAGTGGCTCGCGGCACGAGCGTGATCACAGAAACAGTTTTTGAAAATCGCTTTATGCACGTGAATGAGTTAATGCGCCTAGGTGCAGACATCACTCCGAAATCACAGGTCGCCGTTGTGCGTGGAAAACCAGATGGCTTAACTGCGGCTCCGGTTATGGCGACAGATTTGCGTGCCAGTGCCTCATTGGTATTAGCGGGTTTGATTGCTAAAGGTGAAACCACAGTCGGCCGTATTTATCACTTAGACCGTGGCTACGAAGGTTTAGAAACGAAGTTATCTGCGTTAGGTGCGAAAGTCCGCAGAGCTCACTAG
- a CDS encoding tetratricopeptide repeat protein, whose translation MSDNSGGQWVIKIQSDQVKGPYSTDAVIKMILQGVFSGNEEICAYPEGEWKALTKQPEFYDALLESLENPVEVDNKKTQKMEAETVVKAVEVAPVAADEMPPIPELKTSDDLKEFLEKELNKDKDEENKPEKSRRNRSLARTELMPQVQSIPVNPGAEMIANRDQNLEIQMSDLEDLKQKEMGKLLPFILLCIVAVCAVIYLLWPENQTEKKGWALYAPKKGAEALEETEVRNLKVKAVRALQSGIYEQILVAQQDMVRAVEGAPKDLEAMGLLCMIYEQLWPYTRQTIEGDIRSVMVVTQMARTLNAISNYSNSCQAVYLSVLGRGREARSLVEKTLDNQTEEKFSLGPFLYLMKAQMLEAEGTTVNAAAYYEQAMKLWPQWMIARFGLARMLFKQNKYEEARTQYEQMYEFNKESKAALFGLGLVENKGLRNPEKAYTFYTNGFRLKQVLPKDFATEALQNYAQLLMEKNENKKALEAAQEGYRLSPSHRGLKEMVVSLGGDEKVENAQSEIMLIGDQFFRNGDYMVAQAQYKTAFELDTKNGLAAYKAARALWLMNQTRDAILWLDKSIEADPKLLPAYVLKSDYESQKYNFLEAAKTLQKASRAFPQNHEVLKAQALLEFRKNNMMGAIQYGERAVKLYSADVELLTLLAQAHIYFYVNAPATRQQDLDRKEASKTAAQRYAGRAVDLEPSWPESQITWAKVLSATDGPTRGQNYLKEMIKAFPYTLDYRIALAEFYRDSEKFLDSSKVYEEVVSIDPKSKRASLGLAEAYRILNKPDLAQKYYNITSVLDPSDVEPMVANARLLVETAAGNEVRAKMQQALTKLLLVKKINPDFPKVSFLMAKCYMELGDYDKAIEMIKEEKTRNPNIADSYILAAEIFFRRQQYKECAVEYSAATRMRPSSAELYVRASTCYRMSDSIDIAEDMLNIAAQKESGFADIYRELGYIYERKNGGRVQAVQYFRRYLSLSPNAPDRTTVEGRIRQMGEQP comes from the coding sequence ATGAGTGATAACTCCGGTGGCCAATGGGTCATCAAGATTCAATCTGATCAGGTGAAGGGTCCCTATTCGACCGACGCCGTGATTAAAATGATTCTACAAGGAGTCTTTTCGGGTAACGAAGAAATTTGTGCTTATCCGGAAGGTGAATGGAAAGCTTTAACGAAGCAGCCTGAATTTTATGATGCACTTCTTGAGTCGTTAGAAAATCCTGTTGAAGTCGACAATAAAAAAACACAGAAGATGGAGGCGGAAACCGTTGTGAAAGCGGTTGAAGTGGCTCCTGTTGCGGCGGATGAAATGCCGCCAATTCCTGAGTTAAAAACCAGCGATGACTTAAAAGAGTTTTTGGAAAAAGAACTCAATAAAGACAAAGACGAAGAAAATAAACCTGAAAAATCCCGTCGTAATCGCAGCTTAGCCAGAACGGAACTGATGCCGCAGGTGCAGTCGATTCCGGTCAACCCAGGTGCCGAGATGATCGCCAATCGCGATCAGAACTTAGAAATTCAGATGAGCGATCTAGAAGATCTGAAGCAAAAAGAAATGGGCAAACTTTTGCCTTTTATCTTACTGTGTATCGTCGCCGTCTGCGCCGTGATTTATTTATTGTGGCCAGAAAATCAAACCGAGAAAAAAGGTTGGGCTCTGTACGCTCCGAAAAAAGGAGCTGAGGCTTTAGAAGAAACAGAAGTTCGCAATCTTAAAGTTAAAGCTGTACGTGCACTGCAGAGTGGTATCTATGAACAAATTCTAGTGGCACAACAGGATATGGTCCGCGCCGTTGAAGGTGCTCCAAAAGACCTCGAGGCAATGGGATTGTTGTGTATGATTTACGAACAGCTATGGCCGTACACGCGTCAGACAATCGAAGGCGATATTCGCAGTGTTATGGTCGTGACTCAGATGGCGCGAACGCTGAACGCAATTTCAAACTATTCGAATAGCTGTCAGGCTGTGTACTTATCAGTTCTGGGGCGTGGGCGCGAAGCGCGAAGTCTTGTGGAAAAAACTCTGGATAACCAAACAGAAGAAAAATTTAGTTTAGGGCCATTCTTATATTTGATGAAGGCGCAAATGCTGGAAGCTGAAGGAACAACAGTCAATGCGGCGGCCTATTACGAACAAGCGATGAAATTGTGGCCACAGTGGATGATTGCCCGATTTGGTTTGGCCAGAATGTTGTTCAAACAAAATAAGTATGAAGAAGCTCGCACTCAGTATGAACAAATGTACGAGTTCAACAAAGAATCCAAAGCGGCGCTATTTGGTTTGGGTTTAGTTGAAAACAAAGGTCTTCGTAATCCTGAAAAAGCCTACACCTTTTACACCAACGGGTTTCGTTTAAAACAAGTATTGCCAAAAGATTTTGCCACAGAAGCTTTGCAAAATTACGCGCAACTTCTGATGGAAAAAAACGAAAATAAAAAAGCATTAGAGGCCGCACAAGAAGGTTATCGCCTGAGTCCGAGTCATCGTGGTTTAAAAGAGATGGTGGTTTCACTGGGTGGGGATGAAAAAGTAGAAAACGCCCAATCTGAAATCATGTTAATTGGGGATCAATTTTTCCGTAATGGCGATTACATGGTAGCGCAGGCTCAGTACAAAACGGCCTTCGAGCTCGACACGAAAAACGGTTTAGCGGCCTACAAAGCGGCGCGGGCTCTTTGGTTGATGAATCAGACTCGTGATGCGATCTTATGGTTGGATAAAAGTATCGAAGCCGATCCGAAGCTTTTACCTGCATACGTTTTAAAATCTGACTATGAATCACAAAAGTACAATTTCCTCGAGGCGGCTAAGACTCTGCAAAAAGCGTCGCGAGCTTTCCCACAAAATCATGAAGTCTTAAAAGCACAGGCTCTGTTAGAGTTTAGAAAAAACAATATGATGGGCGCCATTCAATATGGTGAGCGCGCAGTGAAACTGTACAGCGCCGATGTGGAGCTATTAACTTTATTAGCGCAGGCCCATATTTATTTTTATGTAAATGCTCCAGCCACACGTCAGCAAGATTTGGATCGTAAAGAGGCTTCTAAAACGGCGGCGCAGCGCTATGCTGGTCGTGCGGTGGATTTAGAGCCTTCATGGCCTGAATCACAGATCACGTGGGCGAAAGTTCTTAGCGCTACCGATGGACCGACACGGGGTCAGAACTATCTAAAAGAAATGATCAAAGCGTTTCCGTACACATTAGATTATCGTATCGCTTTGGCTGAGTTCTATCGGGATAGCGAAAAGTTCTTAGATTCTTCGAAGGTGTATGAAGAAGTGGTTAGCATTGACCCGAAAAGTAAACGTGCCAGCTTAGGGTTGGCTGAAGCCTATCGTATTTTAAATAAGCCGGATTTGGCTCAGAAGTATTACAATATCACATCGGTGTTAGATCCTTCAGATGTAGAGCCTATGGTGGCCAATGCGCGACTGTTAGTTGAAACAGCGGCGGGCAATGAAGTGCGTGCAAAAATGCAACAGGCTTTAACCAAGTTGTTGTTGGTTAAGAAGATCAATCCTGACTTCCCGAAAGTTTCATTCCTTATGGCCAAGTGCTACATGGAATTAGGTGATTACGACAAAGCCATCGAGATGATCAAAGAAGAAAAAACTCGCAACCCTAACATAGCGGATTCCTATATTCTGGCCGCCGAAATCTTCTTCCGCCGTCAGCAGTATAAAGAGTGTGCCGTCGAGTACTCGGCAGCGACACGTATGCGTCCATCCAGTGCCGAGCTCTATGTGCGGGCTTCCACCTGTTATCGTATGAGTGACTCGATCGACATCGCTGAGGACATGTTAAATATTGCCGCGCAGAAAGAGTCCGGCTTTGCCGACATCTACCGCGAGCTAGGCTATATCTATGAAAGAAAAAATGGTGGTCGAGTTCAGGCTGTACAATATTTCAGAAGATATTTATCATTATCTCCGAATGCCCCTGATAGAACCACTGTCGAAGGACGTATTCGCCAAATGGGAGAACAACCTTGA
- the serS gene encoding serine--tRNA ligase yields the protein MIDLKQLERKAENGQNYYEDYKQGLINRGASTEVLEKIMSLGAKRREALTQAETEKAKQNKLSAEVGKLKREGGDASAVLAEVEQLKQKVKDLEQNATAVDAEVQELLMTIPNKPHSSVPVGKSEHDNKIVAVVGEPTKFSFKAKEHFEIGEKLGIIDFDRAGKTTGARFTFLKGAAAQMERALIQFMMDVQSTQHGYTEMIPPFIVNSKSLTGTGQFPKFKEDVFHLDNTDYYLIPTAEVPVTNYYNDETLNEADLPQSFCAYSPCFRSEAGSYGKDTKGLIRQHQFNKVELMTFCHPSQSYEVHEQLTSHAEKILQLLELPYRKMLLCTGDMGFGSAKTYDLEVWLPGQNAYREISSCSNFEDFQARRANIRFKPKDGGKPQFVHTLNGSGLAVGRTLVAILENYQREDGSVAIPKALQNYMGGKTEM from the coding sequence GTGATTGATTTAAAACAACTGGAACGAAAAGCAGAAAATGGTCAAAACTATTACGAAGACTACAAACAGGGTCTGATCAATCGTGGTGCTTCCACAGAAGTTTTAGAAAAAATCATGTCGTTGGGCGCGAAACGTCGTGAAGCTTTGACTCAGGCCGAAACGGAAAAAGCGAAGCAAAACAAATTGAGTGCTGAAGTCGGCAAATTGAAACGCGAAGGTGGCGATGCCTCTGCCGTGCTGGCGGAAGTTGAGCAGTTAAAACAAAAAGTAAAAGATCTTGAACAAAATGCCACAGCTGTTGATGCAGAAGTGCAAGAGCTGTTGATGACAATTCCGAACAAACCACACAGCTCTGTGCCGGTTGGTAAGTCTGAGCACGATAATAAAATCGTAGCTGTTGTTGGTGAGCCGACGAAGTTCTCTTTCAAAGCAAAAGAGCATTTCGAAATCGGTGAAAAACTGGGAATCATCGACTTTGACCGCGCCGGAAAAACGACAGGTGCACGTTTTACTTTCTTAAAAGGTGCAGCGGCTCAGATGGAGCGCGCGCTGATTCAGTTTATGATGGATGTGCAGTCGACTCAGCACGGGTACACCGAAATGATTCCGCCATTTATCGTGAATAGCAAAAGCTTGACGGGTACTGGACAGTTTCCGAAATTCAAAGAAGATGTGTTTCACTTGGATAACACGGACTACTACTTGATTCCCACAGCGGAAGTACCAGTGACGAATTACTACAACGACGAGACATTGAATGAAGCGGATCTGCCGCAGTCGTTCTGTGCGTACTCTCCGTGTTTCCGTTCAGAGGCTGGAAGCTATGGTAAAGATACGAAGGGTTTGATCCGTCAGCATCAGTTCAACAAGGTGGAATTGATGACGTTCTGTCATCCATCACAGTCTTATGAAGTGCACGAACAACTGACGTCACACGCCGAAAAGATTTTACAATTATTAGAGCTGCCGTATCGCAAAATGCTTTTGTGTACAGGTGATATGGGTTTTGGATCGGCGAAGACCTACGATTTGGAAGTTTGGCTTCCGGGTCAAAATGCTTATCGTGAAATCAGCTCATGCTCGAATTTCGAAGATTTCCAAGCGCGCCGTGCGAACATCCGTTTCAAACCGAAAGATGGCGGTAAGCCACAGTTCGTTCACACCTTGAACGGCAGCGGTTTAGCTGTGGGTCGTACGTTGGTCGCTATCTTAGAAAACTACCAACGCGAAGATGGCTCGGTCGCCATCCCGAAAGCTCTACAAAACTACATGGGCGGCAAAACGGAAATGTAG
- a CDS encoding peroxiredoxin, whose product MRQNLNELPKDLPQPIDDGKAKHLTGLSIPKIQLTSTKENQLNLWEAFQKPTVLFIYPRAGSPLEPNTNPELWDSIPGARGCTPQSCSFRDLIAEFDKLGVQVFGLSIQSPLVQKEFVERNHITFPILSDHQYLLTEQLNLPTFDFEGERLIKRMAFFIKEGKIQKVFYPVFPPDKNAEEVLSWLNTCR is encoded by the coding sequence ATGCGACAAAATCTAAATGAGTTACCAAAAGATCTTCCTCAACCTATTGATGATGGAAAAGCAAAGCATCTAACAGGTCTTTCAATTCCGAAAATTCAGTTAACATCGACTAAAGAAAATCAACTCAACCTCTGGGAAGCTTTTCAAAAACCCACGGTTCTTTTTATTTATCCTCGCGCGGGAAGTCCTTTAGAGCCCAATACAAATCCTGAGCTTTGGGATTCAATACCCGGAGCGCGAGGATGCACTCCGCAGTCATGCAGCTTTCGAGACCTTATCGCAGAGTTCGATAAATTAGGTGTACAGGTATTTGGTTTAAGTATTCAGTCGCCGCTAGTTCAAAAAGAGTTTGTCGAGCGCAATCACATTACTTTTCCGATTTTAAGTGACCATCAATACTTGCTGACAGAGCAATTAAATTTACCGACCTTCGATTTTGAAGGTGAGCGTCTGATCAAGAGAATGGCCTTCTTTATTAAAGAGGGAAAAATTCAAAAAGTTTTCTATCCAGTTTTTCCACCAGATAAAAACGCCGAAGAAGTTCTGAGTTGGCTGAACACTTGTCGCTAA